The following are encoded together in the Robertmurraya sp. FSL R5-0851 genome:
- a CDS encoding DMT family transporter gives MKKSLFADISLLLVALVWGSTFVLVQNAIASLPPNAFNSIRFFIAALILGGWLLIFERKQLVQLNRSILTSGILLGGWLFAGYAFQTVGLLYTSSSKAGFITGLSVVLVPLFSLFLLKQRPTRNALIGVGIATIGLYLLTLTDITALNRGDAFVLACAIGFAMHIIFTGRYSEKFPTLLLTVIQIFTVSVLSGLLALFTEDYSLAFRLDILGQQDVLIALLITSIFATAIAFFAQTSFQKYTTPTRVALIFAMEPVFAAITAYVWADERLTSHALLGCLCIFAGMIFAELPVKKKHSIYTEKKQAI, from the coding sequence ATGAAAAAGTCATTATTTGCAGACATTAGTTTACTTCTGGTTGCCCTTGTGTGGGGTTCAACTTTTGTGCTCGTTCAAAATGCAATTGCATCCTTGCCACCAAACGCGTTTAACTCCATTCGTTTTTTTATCGCTGCACTAATTCTTGGCGGATGGCTATTGATATTTGAACGAAAACAGCTAGTACAACTCAATCGATCCATTCTTACGTCTGGCATTTTACTCGGAGGATGGCTATTTGCTGGATATGCTTTTCAAACTGTCGGATTACTTTATACGTCATCCTCTAAAGCTGGTTTCATCACCGGACTAAGCGTTGTACTCGTTCCGCTATTTTCTCTATTTTTACTAAAACAAAGACCCACAAGAAATGCTTTGATCGGAGTAGGAATTGCAACGATCGGATTATATCTTCTAACTTTAACAGATATAACAGCCTTAAATCGAGGAGATGCATTTGTCCTCGCTTGTGCCATTGGTTTTGCCATGCATATTATCTTTACAGGTAGGTACAGTGAAAAATTCCCGACTTTGTTGCTGACAGTTATTCAAATCTTCACAGTATCTGTTTTGTCAGGTTTGCTAGCGTTATTTACTGAAGATTATTCTTTAGCCTTTCGTCTAGATATTCTCGGACAACAAGATGTACTCATTGCTTTACTTATTACTTCTATATTCGCAACAGCTATAGCCTTTTTTGCTCAAACAAGCTTTCAAAAATATACGACTCCAACAAGAGTTGCCTTAATTTTTGCCATGGAGCCTGTGTTCGCTGCGATTACTGCTTATGTTTGGGCCGATGAAAGACTAACATCCCATGCGTTACTTGGCTGTTTATGTATCTTTGCCGGGATGATCTTTGCTGAACTGCCAGTGAAAAAAAAGCATTCCATATATACCGAAAAAAAGCAAGCGATATAA
- the sspL gene encoding small, acid-soluble spore protein L: protein MKMGGKNSHTNRGTKAPGVNPQGYAQDAEFTPNPKSKLEDRAKKSNTKN, encoded by the coding sequence ATGAAAATGGGAGGAAAAAACTCACATACAAACCGTGGTACAAAAGCTCCTGGTGTGAATCCTCAAGGATATGCACAGGATGCTGAATTTACACCGAATCCGAAAAGTAAATTAGAAGATAGAGCTAAGAAAAGCAATACTAAAAACTAA
- a CDS encoding DUF6123 family protein: MSTEEYVSHLLDKGFLLKDDAIGFIYFGKNYTGASDELANVAIEVTLKAQKSFDGSFYVSLLEWLLSNQIKTKKEAYQFIREAELLTI; encoded by the coding sequence TTGAGTACGGAAGAGTACGTAAGTCATTTATTAGACAAAGGATTCCTTCTAAAGGATGATGCGATTGGCTTTATTTATTTTGGGAAAAATTATACCGGTGCTTCTGATGAACTAGCAAATGTAGCAATTGAAGTCACACTAAAGGCTCAAAAAAGCTTTGATGGTAGCTTTTATGTGTCTCTTCTTGAATGGCTATTGTCTAATCAAATTAAAACGAAAAAAGAGGCTTATCAATTTATAAGAGAAGCCGAGCTGCTGACGATATAG
- a CDS encoding reverse transcriptase-like protein, with translation MIEVYIDGASAGNPGPSGAGIFIKANGKVERYSIPLGVMSNHEAEYYAFIEALKICRKNGYQVVSFRTDSALVNRAVEKEFVKNKQFAPLLEEALTLSKEFDLFFMKWIPSSENKSADELARAAIRKNEEIKENEDK, from the coding sequence ATGATTGAAGTATACATTGATGGTGCTAGTGCTGGCAATCCAGGACCTAGTGGAGCTGGTATTTTTATTAAAGCGAATGGCAAAGTTGAACGCTATTCTATTCCCTTAGGTGTCATGAGCAACCATGAAGCTGAATATTATGCTTTTATTGAAGCATTAAAAATATGTAGAAAGAATGGATATCAAGTAGTCTCCTTTCGGACCGATTCCGCACTGGTAAATCGAGCAGTTGAAAAGGAATTTGTGAAAAACAAGCAATTTGCTCCTTTACTTGAAGAAGCTTTAACCCTTTCTAAAGAATTTGATTTATTCTTTATGAAATGGATACCCAGCTCAGAAAATAAATCAGCAGATGAACTTGCCCGAGCGGCTATTCGAAAAAATGAAGAGATCAAGGAGAACGAGGACAAATGA
- a CDS encoding divergent PAP2 family protein: MNKGVYIALSSIALAQGLKIPIHYWKKKEFRPDLFFQTGGMPSSHSAGVASLTTYIALNRGLPTIDFALSLVYGLIVMYDAQGIRRQTGELTLKVNDLDDLLDKVNHEKPVHFEEKAPDKLKEMLGHKPEEVVGGALLGVLTGTLGYLMDRKR; this comes from the coding sequence GTGAATAAAGGTGTCTATATAGCACTTTCAAGTATAGCTTTAGCACAGGGATTGAAAATCCCTATTCATTATTGGAAGAAAAAGGAGTTTAGACCAGATTTATTTTTTCAAACGGGTGGGATGCCTAGCTCTCATTCCGCTGGTGTCGCATCTTTAACCACATATATTGCCTTAAATCGTGGTTTACCGACCATAGATTTTGCTCTGTCTCTTGTTTATGGATTAATTGTTATGTATGATGCGCAGGGGATAAGAAGGCAAACGGGTGAGCTTACATTAAAAGTGAATGACTTGGATGATTTACTTGATAAAGTGAATCATGAAAAACCCGTACATTTTGAAGAAAAGGCCCCAGATAAATTGAAGGAAATGCTTGGTCATAAGCCAGAAGAAGTAGTGGGTGGAGCGCTTCTTGGGGTGTTAACTGGGACTTTAGGCTATTTAATGGATAGAAAAAGATAG
- a CDS encoding reverse transcriptase-like protein, which translates to MKYKLEYKYKIKNIDPVALTSNNFLSAEDAIIAGEELEKTGKVLDLEFHDEMGSTWTLKELKKLSEEIEEEPHDVLVYFDGGHDINNNRAGIGAVIYYKQGKKKFRLRANEVIDEMETNNEAEYAALYFALDLLEELGVTKLPCDIKGDSQVVLKQLEGEWPCYEENLNRWLDRIEEKIKKLGLLPRYEAISRKDNKESDKLATQALEGKSIHSKMQVI; encoded by the coding sequence ATGAAATATAAATTAGAGTATAAATATAAAATAAAAAATATTGATCCGGTGGCTTTAACTTCTAATAATTTTTTGTCAGCTGAGGATGCAATAATTGCTGGTGAAGAGCTTGAGAAAACTGGAAAAGTACTGGATTTAGAATTTCATGATGAAATGGGCTCCACGTGGACCCTTAAGGAATTGAAAAAGCTATCGGAAGAAATTGAGGAGGAACCACATGATGTTCTTGTCTACTTTGACGGTGGACATGACATTAACAACAATCGGGCAGGTATAGGTGCGGTTATTTATTATAAACAAGGTAAAAAGAAATTTCGTCTTCGTGCAAATGAAGTAATTGATGAAATGGAGACAAACAATGAAGCGGAATATGCAGCTTTGTACTTTGCTCTTGATCTGCTAGAAGAGCTTGGGGTAACTAAGCTTCCTTGTGATATTAAGGGAGATTCACAGGTGGTTCTGAAACAATTAGAAGGAGAATGGCCATGTTATGAGGAAAATTTAAATCGCTGGCTTGACCGGATAGAAGAAAAAATAAAAAAATTAGGCTTACTTCCTCGTTATGAAGCGATCTCTAGAAAAGATAATAAAGAAAGTGATAAGTTGGCGACGCAAGCTCTAGAAGGCAAGTCTATTCATAGTAAAATGCAGGTGATTTAA